The Mytilus trossulus isolate FHL-02 chromosome 3, PNRI_Mtr1.1.1.hap1, whole genome shotgun sequence genome contains a region encoding:
- the LOC134712380 gene encoding potassium channel subfamily K member 1-like has protein sequence MSLSFRKSTVRLLALSGFYLLYIVIGASVFSAIEGPRERDLTVHVRDVRGKFLKDHSKCLTDDDLEKFLIEINNAAHKGVSSTKNVTMAEPNWSFGQSIFFSVTVLTTIGYGRVTPLSDEGKGFIIVYTVIGIPLTLILFSAIVERLMIPTKVFLYFLFRKLGHLYKVFHIQLLHLFFVILVLLVFIFLIPAAVYSTLEPTWNYLDAFYYCFVSMTTIGLGDYIPGDNPEQELRPLYKVATTCYLVIGLWGMMLLMSVLYDIPELNIGFHFYMKSDKDEDEERTALKSSIEKTGTKYTKHVDEEQPTAVQAETSERNTEQ, from the exons ATGTCATTATCCTTCAGAAAAAGTACAGTGCGACTATTAGCACTGTCTGGGTTCTATTTGCTTTACATTGTTATTGGAGCATCTGTTTTTTCAGCAATAGAAGGACCAAGGGAAAGAGATTTGACTGTACATGTTCGTGATGTGAGGGGAAAATTTCTAAAAGACCATAGTAAATGTCTTACCG ATGATGACTTGGAAAAGTTTCTGATTGAAATCAACAATGCTGCTCATAAAGGTGTATCATCCACTAAAAATGTAACAATGGCAGAACCTAACTGGAGCTTTGGACAGTCAATTTTCTTCTCTGTTACAGTgctaacaactatag GTTATGGAAGAGTTACCCCCTTATCAGATGAAGGGAAAGGATTCATTATTGTTTATACCGTAATTGGTATACCTCTAACTTTGATCTTATTTAGTGCAATAGTAGAGAGACTTATGATACCAACTAAAGTGTTCTTGTACTTTCTGTTTCGTAAATTAGGACACCTGTACAAAGTTTTCCATATACAACTTTTGCACCTTTTTTTCGTGATACTTGTGCTgcttgtctttatttttctgattCCTGCCGCTGTTTACTCAACTTTGGAGCCCACATGGAACTACCTTGATGCTTtctattattgttttgtttccaTGACAACAATAGGCCTTGGAGACTACATACCTGGAGACAATCCTGAGCAGGAGTTAAGGCCCCTTTATAAGGTGGCTACCACAT GCTATTTAGTGATTGGATTGTGGGGTATGATGCTGTTAATGAGTGTGCTGTATGATATACCTGAACTCAATATTGGATTCCATTTCTATATGAAGTCTGACAAGGACGAGGATGAAGAGCGAACGGCACTGAAAAGTTCTATAGAAAAGACTGGTACCAAATATACCAAACATGTGGATGAAGAGCAACCAACAGCAGTACAGGCTGAAACAAGTGAAAGAAATACAG